In one Bacillus thuringiensis genomic region, the following are encoded:
- a CDS encoding major tail protein — protein sequence MTIENKEIQYSVGIEDLYLCLMKGNETSSALPTYEDIVYRQTNISDLTISTTSTNFTKWASNKKIINIVKNTAFGLAFNLAGLNREVKDKIFAKTRKKGVSFETAKAKEYPKFAVGVVFPLNDGTKILRWYPKCTVAPVEESWKTQGDEMTVDDIAYTITADPLLFNDVTQAELDTGDPEAKGIKAEDFLKQVICDESQLTQLGGTSTPGK from the coding sequence ATGACAATTGAAAATAAAGAAATTCAATATTCCGTAGGGATTGAAGATTTATATCTGTGCTTGATGAAGGGAAATGAAACTTCTAGTGCACTACCAACTTATGAGGATATCGTTTATAGACAAACCAATATTTCTGATTTAACGATTTCCACTACATCTACTAATTTTACAAAGTGGGCATCTAACAAAAAAATTATTAACATTGTCAAAAATACAGCGTTTGGATTAGCTTTTAATCTTGCTGGTCTAAATCGTGAAGTAAAAGATAAAATCTTTGCTAAAACACGTAAAAAAGGCGTGTCTTTTGAAACAGCGAAGGCGAAGGAATATCCAAAGTTTGCAGTAGGTGTTGTATTCCCATTAAATGATGGAACAAAAATATTACGTTGGTACCCAAAATGTACAGTTGCTCCAGTAGAAGAATCTTGGAAAACACAAGGTGATGAAATGACTGTGGATGACATTGCTTACACAATTACAGCAGATCCATTGTTATTTAATGATGTAACACAAGCTGAATTAGATACTGGTGATCCAGAGGCAAAAGGAATTAAAGCTGAAGATTTCTTAAAACAAGTCATTTGTGATGAATCTCAATTAACACAACTTGGTGGAACATCGACACCAGGGAAATAA
- a CDS encoding HK97-gp10 family putative phage morphogenesis protein, producing MASNNNGFAEALEDINTLLRVNKKVSLDVLDEAAKYFASKLKPKIKASSKNKRTHLRDSLKVVVKDDRVSVEFKDEAWYWYLVEHGHKKANGKGRVKGKHFVQNTFDAEGDKIADIMAQKIIDRM from the coding sequence ATGGCTTCAAATAACAATGGTTTTGCTGAAGCTTTAGAAGATATTAATACGCTATTACGGGTGAATAAAAAAGTAAGTTTGGATGTGTTAGATGAAGCAGCAAAGTATTTTGCTAGTAAATTAAAGCCAAAAATCAAAGCATCCAGTAAAAACAAGCGGACACATTTAAGAGATAGCCTAAAGGTTGTTGTAAAAGATGATCGTGTATCTGTGGAATTTAAAGATGAAGCTTGGTATTGGTATTTAGTTGAACATGGCCATAAAAAAGCAAATGGTAAGGGTCGGGTGAAAGGAAAACACTTTGTCCAGAATACCTTTGATGCAGAAGGTGACAAAATTGCTGATATTATGGCACAAAAAATAATTGATAGAATGTGA
- a CDS encoding phage head completion protein: protein MKRKTNKLKWMGELLKLGETIDPENDRVVMGYPLERNIRYNNIGVTATDKFTTKDTNEIVKKIEVRIDRDIENNQKDYRVKVGGRIYDIERIYVREEDRLMEVSLSYAN, encoded by the coding sequence ATGAAGAGAAAGACGAATAAACTCAAATGGATGGGTGAGCTACTTAAATTAGGAGAAACCATTGATCCGGAAAATGACCGTGTTGTGATGGGATATCCGTTAGAACGTAACATTCGTTATAACAACATTGGAGTTACGGCCACTGATAAATTTACAACGAAAGATACGAATGAAATTGTAAAGAAAATTGAGGTTCGTATTGATCGTGATATTGAAAACAACCAAAAGGATTATCGTGTAAAAGTTGGTGGCCGTATCTATGATATTGAGCGTATTTATGTACGTGAAGAAGACCGATTGATGGAGGTGTCATTATCCTATGCAAATTAG
- a CDS encoding head-tail connector protein, translating to MDELIEKLKSHIHWEEGMDESMLSFYITQAKTYVKNATGKQTEYLIIMVAGIYYDYRVAEKELEQALDALTPMFVQEVYADEEKDE from the coding sequence ATGGATGAATTAATTGAGAAATTAAAATCTCATATTCATTGGGAAGAGGGTATGGATGAATCTATGCTCTCTTTTTATATCACTCAAGCAAAGACTTATGTAAAGAATGCGACAGGCAAACAGACCGAGTATTTAATTATTATGGTCGCCGGTATTTACTATGATTACAGGGTTGCTGAAAAAGAATTAGAACAAGCTCTTGATGCTTTAACGCCGATGTTTGTCCAGGAGGTTTATGCCGATGAAGAGAAAGACGAATAA
- a CDS encoding phage major capsid protein codes for MNLKEILKASQARNKARLAELQGKVEKGEVRSEELAAVKAEVEALTEEAKTLADELAKLEADEKEEDPDKKKDDDPDKKEDPEVKEYPNQSKEIPKEERSEIMAAIATGLSTKGHKSTKNKEKETRSAFANYIVGNIDEREARALGLVTGNGSVTIPDFLSKEIITYAQEENFLRRLGTGVKTKENIKYPVLVKKAEAQGHKNERTNNEIPETDIEFDEIELSPTEFDALATVTKKLLARTGLPIEQIVMDELKKAYVRKETQYMVNGDEANNINDGALAKKAVEFKTDEKNLYDALVKMKNTPVKEVRKKARWVLNTAALTKIETMKTDDGFPLLRPFNQAEGGIGYTLLGFPVEEEDAIDIPDSPDTPVFYFGDFSKFYIQDVIGSLEVQKLVELFSRTNRVGFRIWNLLDAQLIHSPFEVPVYKYVLKETTGA; via the coding sequence ATGAACTTAAAAGAAATCTTAAAAGCATCTCAAGCACGAAATAAAGCTCGATTAGCAGAATTACAAGGGAAAGTAGAGAAGGGTGAAGTTCGTTCGGAAGAATTAGCAGCAGTTAAGGCTGAAGTGGAAGCATTAACAGAAGAAGCGAAAACTCTTGCTGATGAATTAGCAAAATTAGAAGCAGACGAAAAGGAAGAAGATCCAGACAAAAAGAAAGATGACGATCCAGATAAAAAAGAAGATCCAGAAGTAAAAGAATATCCAAATCAATCAAAAGAAATTCCAAAAGAAGAACGTTCTGAAATCATGGCAGCTATTGCAACAGGTCTTTCTACTAAAGGTCATAAATCTACTAAAAATAAAGAAAAGGAAACTCGTTCAGCTTTTGCTAATTATATTGTGGGTAATATTGATGAAAGAGAAGCTCGTGCATTAGGATTAGTTACTGGCAATGGTTCTGTTACGATTCCAGATTTCTTAAGTAAAGAAATTATTACGTATGCTCAAGAAGAAAACTTCTTACGTCGATTAGGTACAGGAGTAAAAACAAAAGAAAATATTAAGTATCCTGTTCTAGTTAAGAAGGCAGAAGCTCAAGGTCATAAAAACGAGCGAACAAATAATGAAATTCCAGAAACAGATATCGAATTCGATGAAATTGAATTATCACCAACAGAATTTGATGCGCTTGCTACAGTAACGAAAAAGCTATTGGCACGTACAGGTTTACCAATTGAACAAATTGTTATGGATGAGTTGAAAAAAGCTTATGTTCGTAAAGAAACTCAGTATATGGTTAATGGTGATGAAGCTAATAACATAAATGACGGTGCATTAGCAAAGAAAGCTGTTGAATTTAAAACTGATGAAAAGAATCTTTATGATGCATTAGTAAAAATGAAAAATACACCTGTTAAAGAAGTACGTAAAAAAGCACGATGGGTGTTAAATACAGCAGCACTAACAAAAATTGAAACTATGAAAACAGATGACGGTTTCCCATTACTTCGCCCGTTTAATCAAGCGGAAGGTGGAATTGGTTATACGTTATTAGGTTTCCCAGTTGAGGAAGAAGATGCAATTGACATTCCTGATTCACCAGATACACCAGTATTCTATTTTGGTGACTTCTCTAAATTCTATATTCAAGATGTCATTGGATCATTAGAAGTCCAAAAATTAGTTGAGTTATTCTCACGTACAAACCGTGTAGGTTTCCGTATCTGGAACTTACTAGATGCACAATTAATTCATTCACCATTTGAAGTGCCAGTTTATAAGTATGTTTTAAAAGAAACAACAGGAGCTTAA
- a CDS encoding HK97 family phage prohead protease: MKIEVRGNQVILDGYVNVVDRESRMLPSPRGYFKERIVPKTFEKALKKAKNVDLLFNHDKNRKLGSIENGNLELYEDNIGLRAIATVTDGLVIQKAKNKELRGWSFGFVSEKDSWEEGEAGVQKRSIEELELLEVSILDMTPAYVATSIETRGENTAMIEMRSEEAAVKTVVEDDTEERSNLIKQIKKVLEEN; this comes from the coding sequence ATGAAAATTGAGGTCCGAGGGAATCAAGTCATACTTGATGGTTATGTGAATGTTGTGGACAGAGAAAGTCGGATGTTGCCTTCTCCAAGGGGATATTTCAAAGAGAGAATTGTTCCTAAAACATTTGAAAAGGCATTAAAGAAAGCAAAGAATGTGGATTTACTTTTTAACCACGATAAAAATAGAAAGCTTGGCTCTATTGAAAACGGAAATCTGGAATTGTATGAAGACAATATTGGTTTAAGAGCCATTGCTACAGTTACAGATGGACTAGTGATTCAAAAGGCCAAGAATAAAGAATTGCGTGGTTGGTCATTTGGTTTTGTTTCTGAAAAAGATTCGTGGGAAGAAGGCGAAGCTGGTGTTCAAAAACGATCTATTGAAGAACTAGAGCTTTTAGAAGTTTCTATTTTGGATATGACACCAGCCTATGTTGCAACTTCCATTGAAACCAGAGGCGAAAATACAGCCATGATTGAAATGAGAAGTGAAGAAGCAGCCGTAAAAACAGTTGTGGAAGATGATACAGAAGAAAGAAGCAATCTTATCAAACAAATAAAAAAAGTCCTGGAGGAAAATTAA
- a CDS encoding phage portal protein → MGLRDRFSNFLFRQAEKRGYLDDVLGKSIRYGGVYVTDSNILQSSDVYELLQDISNQMVLADIVVEDEFGNEIKDDIALRILKNPNNYLTQSEFIKLMTNTYLLEGETFPILNGTQLHLASNVFTELDDNLVEHFNIGGQEVPSFMIRHVKNIGADHLRGKGLLDLGRDTLEGVMSAEKTLTDKYKKGGLLAFLLKLDAHINPQNGTQSKLIKKILDQLESIDDARSVKMIPLGKGYEIETLKSPLDDEKTLAYLNVYKKDLGKFLGINVDTYTELIKEDIEKAMMYIHNKAVRPIMKNFEDHLSLLFYGENSGKRIKFKINILDFVTYSNKTNIGYNLVRTAITSPDNVADMLGFPKQNTNESQAIYISNDLTEIGKKEANDGSLGGGEENEN, encoded by the coding sequence TTGGGTTTAAGAGATAGGTTTTCAAATTTTTTATTTAGACAAGCTGAAAAGCGTGGTTATCTGGATGATGTTTTAGGAAAAAGCATTCGTTACGGCGGTGTGTATGTTACGGATTCAAACATCTTACAATCTAGTGATGTATACGAATTGTTACAAGACATCAGTAATCAAATGGTATTGGCTGATATTGTTGTGGAAGATGAATTTGGTAATGAAATTAAAGATGATATTGCACTTCGTATTTTAAAGAATCCTAATAATTATTTAACGCAATCAGAATTTATTAAATTAATGACAAATACCTATTTACTCGAGGGAGAAACGTTCCCTATATTAAATGGCACTCAACTACATTTAGCTTCAAATGTGTTTACAGAGTTAGATGATAATTTAGTAGAACATTTTAATATTGGTGGTCAAGAGGTTCCCTCTTTTATGATTCGTCATGTGAAAAATATTGGCGCAGATCATTTAAGAGGAAAAGGTCTTCTTGATTTAGGAAGAGATACACTCGAGGGCGTTATGTCAGCTGAGAAAACCTTGACCGATAAGTACAAAAAAGGTGGATTACTAGCATTTCTATTAAAATTAGATGCGCATATCAATCCACAGAATGGTACACAGTCAAAATTAATTAAAAAGATTTTAGATCAGTTGGAATCAATTGATGATGCAAGGTCAGTTAAGATGATTCCTCTAGGAAAAGGTTATGAAATAGAAACGCTTAAAAGCCCGTTAGACGATGAAAAGACTCTAGCATACCTAAATGTATACAAAAAGGATTTGGGTAAGTTTTTAGGCATAAATGTGGATACATACACAGAGTTAATCAAAGAAGATATTGAGAAAGCGATGATGTATATCCACAATAAAGCAGTTAGACCAATAATGAAAAATTTTGAAGACCATTTGAGTCTTCTTTTTTATGGCGAGAATTCAGGGAAACGAATCAAATTCAAGATTAATATTCTTGATTTTGTTACTTATAGCAACAAAACGAATATTGGTTACAACCTTGTGCGTACAGCTATTACTTCACCTGATAATGTCGCTGATATGCTTGGATTCCCTAAACAAAATACAAATGAATCACAGGCTATTTATATTTCAAATGATTTAACTGAAATCGGTAAGAAAGAAGCGAACGATGGTTCATTGGGAGGAGGTGAAGAGAATGAAAATTGA
- a CDS encoding tail fiber domain-containing protein: MPNLVGDSNNPTVPAVFGEHTASEGVGVLGRSQSGYGVLGESTVSDGVRATSQAGAGVSAYSENLFGVWGLSNKHIGIFALTRAETRPALMAYSDTTGGDIIIGTSRNAGEVFRVLNNGDVNVRGVNLTSDKNSKENFSSVDTLEILDKLASIPIQSWNYKDDTSNERHIGPTAQDFHAVFELNEDDNKHISTVDLQGVALAAIQGLNEKLQTENDELYKKLANLEERLSVLESKS, translated from the coding sequence ATGCCTAATTTGGTTGGTGACTCTAATAATCCAACTGTGCCTGCTGTTTTTGGGGAACATACCGCCAGTGAAGGAGTTGGTGTTTTAGGTAGAAGCCAAAGTGGATATGGGGTCTTGGGAGAGAGTACTGTTAGCGATGGAGTAAGAGCTACAAGCCAAGCTGGAGCTGGTGTCTCTGCCTACAGCGAGAACCTTTTTGGTGTTTGGGGTTTAAGTAATAAACACATCGGTATTTTTGCTTTAACCCGAGCGGAGACTAGACCAGCTTTGATGGCCTATAGTGATACTACAGGAGGAGACATCATCATCGGCACAAGTAGAAATGCCGGCGAGGTCTTCCGGGTTCTAAATAACGGTGACGTCAATGTACGCGGAGTTAATCTTACAAGTGACAAAAACTCTAAGGAAAATTTCTCGAGTGTCGACACGCTTGAGATTCTTGATAAATTAGCCAGCATACCAATCCAGTCTTGGAACTATAAAGATGATACATCTAATGAGCGTCACATTGGCCCGACCGCTCAGGACTTCCATGCCGTCTTTGAACTAAATGAAGATGATAATAAACATATTTCAACCGTTGATTTACAAGGCGTAGCCTTGGCTGCTATTCAAGGTTTAAATGAAAAACTCCAGACTGAAAATGATGAGTTATATAAGAAATTAGCTAACCTCGAGGAACGTCTTTCTGTCCTTGAGTCCAAGAGCTAA
- a CDS encoding terminase large subunit gives MIDFETNYADIFVSEVDAAPHLYPDSIKLATKRYKKWKKRKDIWFDVEKANAMIYFTETFLKHAKGKWAGQPLILESWQKFYFANIYGWQKYNKDGKAVRVIRTAYLQVPKKNGKTIMGGSPVIYAMYGEGVKGADCYISANTFEQCQNAAGPIALTIENSPDLRPDTRIYKGKEDTIKSIKYTFVEDNIKYANVIKVLTKDNAGNEGKNPYINYFDEVHAQMDREQYDNLRSAQIAQEEPINIITSTAGKNTGSLGTQIYTYAKEVLKDDKDDSWFMMIYEPNKKFDWTDRDVWRMVNPNMDVSVNMEFLENAFKEAQNNSFNKAEFLSKHLDVFVNYAETYFDKDQLDKMLMDYLGDIEGLTCVVGVDLSRRTDLTCVSINIPTYDDKGNAILIVKQMYFIPEFGIEDKEQQRNVPYRALAEKGFVTICPGKTVDEEMVNQYVEWVFENFDLRQINYDPALAEKLVEKWEMLGIQCVEVPQYPTHMNEPFDDFEILLLQDRIKTDNPLLIFCASNAKIITNINNLKTPSKRKSPEHIDGFVAMLIGHKETLNMMEDAIPDEDYDEYLDDIYR, from the coding sequence ATGATTGATTTTGAAACAAATTACGCTGATATATTCGTTTCTGAAGTAGATGCAGCCCCACACTTATATCCTGATTCTATTAAGTTAGCAACCAAACGATATAAGAAATGGAAGAAACGAAAAGATATTTGGTTCGATGTTGAAAAAGCGAATGCAATGATTTATTTCACTGAAACATTCTTAAAACATGCAAAAGGAAAATGGGCAGGGCAGCCGTTAATTTTAGAGTCCTGGCAGAAGTTCTACTTTGCTAACATTTATGGTTGGCAAAAATATAATAAAGATGGTAAAGCGGTGCGAGTAATTCGTACGGCTTATTTGCAGGTTCCAAAGAAAAACGGAAAAACGATTATGGGCGGTTCACCAGTCATTTATGCGATGTACGGAGAAGGTGTAAAAGGCGCTGATTGTTATATTTCCGCTAATACTTTTGAACAATGCCAAAATGCAGCCGGACCAATTGCATTAACGATTGAAAATAGTCCTGATTTACGTCCGGATACGCGTATCTATAAGGGCAAAGAAGATACGATTAAATCAATAAAATACACATTTGTGGAAGACAATATTAAATATGCAAATGTAATCAAGGTTCTTACAAAAGATAACGCTGGTAATGAAGGTAAAAACCCGTATATCAATTATTTTGATGAAGTTCATGCTCAGATGGACCGTGAACAATACGATAACTTACGTTCAGCGCAAATCGCTCAAGAAGAACCAATCAACATCATCACTTCCACAGCAGGAAAGAATACCGGCTCGCTTGGAACTCAAATTTACACTTATGCAAAAGAAGTTTTGAAGGATGATAAAGATGATTCCTGGTTCATGATGATCTATGAGCCGAACAAAAAGTTTGATTGGACAGACCGTGACGTTTGGCGAATGGTTAATCCAAATATGGATGTATCAGTTAACATGGAGTTTCTTGAGAATGCATTTAAAGAAGCTCAAAATAATAGCTTTAATAAGGCTGAGTTCTTATCAAAGCATTTGGATGTATTCGTTAATTATGCCGAAACATATTTCGATAAAGATCAACTGGATAAAATGCTTATGGACTATTTAGGTGATATTGAAGGATTAACTTGTGTTGTCGGTGTGGACTTATCAAGACGCACGGATTTAACTTGTGTATCAATAAATATTCCAACATATGATGATAAGGGAAATGCAATATTAATCGTTAAGCAAATGTATTTTATTCCGGAGTTTGGAATTGAGGACAAGGAACAACAAAGGAATGTACCATATCGAGCTTTAGCTGAAAAAGGCTTTGTAACAATTTGTCCTGGGAAAACAGTTGATGAAGAAATGGTAAATCAGTATGTGGAGTGGGTATTTGAGAATTTTGATTTACGTCAAATAAACTATGATCCAGCACTTGCTGAAAAGCTTGTTGAGAAGTGGGAAATGCTCGGAATTCAATGTGTGGAGGTTCCACAGTATCCAACGCATATGAATGAACCATTTGATGACTTTGAAATTTTGTTGCTCCAGGACCGAATTAAAACGGACAATCCTTTACTCATTTTCTGTGCAAGTAACGCAAAAATAATTACAAATATTAATAATTTAAAAACACCATCTAAACGTAAATCACCAGAGCATATTGATGGGTTTGTTGCCATGTTAATTGGCCATAAAGAAACATTAAATATGATGGAGGATGCTATTCCAGATGAAGATTACGATGAATACTTAGATGACATTTATAGGTGA
- a CDS encoding P27 family phage terminase small subunit, producing the protein MARKSKVVIEAEKKKELEAQRIMDVLVEAGTYSPALDPLIEVYLDAVEIYSVKYGLWKNSNFPTVQKTKNVNGDVKESKHPLAQQVEVWSKQKAKYLGQLGLDGKNKDLIKKSGVLLEKGKTEKEPTEPSDSNKLLQFRQRLNR; encoded by the coding sequence ATGGCCAGAAAATCGAAGGTCGTAATTGAAGCTGAAAAGAAAAAAGAATTAGAAGCGCAGCGTATTATGGATGTTTTGGTTGAAGCCGGAACTTATTCGCCAGCGCTTGATCCATTGATTGAGGTTTATCTTGATGCAGTTGAGATATACAGCGTCAAATATGGATTGTGGAAGAATTCTAACTTTCCAACAGTCCAAAAAACAAAGAATGTAAATGGTGATGTGAAAGAATCAAAGCATCCATTGGCTCAACAAGTCGAAGTTTGGTCTAAGCAAAAAGCGAAATATTTGGGGCAATTAGGACTAGACGGAAAGAACAAAGATTTAATCAAAAAAAGTGGGGTTCTTCTCGAAAAAGGAAAAACAGAAAAAGAGCCCACCGAGCCTAGTGATAGCAATAAATTATTACAATTTAGACAGAGGTTAAATAGATGA
- a CDS encoding HNH endonuclease — translation MKYCAEQGCKTLIDKGRYCLNHKRKQKKTVVYSKNRSFYRTKAWQDLKSFCYQRDKGLCQRCGRFVFGKQAHHHHIVPIKINPSLRLDPDNIDTLCSKCHPIVERETNAKYQEKKKFDWKL, via the coding sequence ATGAAGTACTGTGCTGAACAAGGCTGCAAGACATTAATCGATAAAGGACGATACTGTCTCAATCATAAACGTAAACAGAAGAAGACAGTTGTATATTCAAAGAACAGATCATTCTATCGTACAAAGGCCTGGCAAGATTTAAAATCATTCTGTTATCAAAGAGATAAAGGATTGTGTCAACGATGTGGAAGGTTTGTGTTTGGTAAGCAAGCACATCATCATCATATTGTTCCAATTAAAATCAATCCTTCATTAAGATTAGATCCAGATAATATCGATACACTTTGTTCTAAGTGTCATCCGATTGTAGAAAGAGAAACAAATGCAAAATACCAAGAAAAGAAAAAGTTCGACTGGAAACTATAA